TGCTCGGCCTTGTGGCACGCACCGCAACCGTCGGCATTGTGCGCGGCGGTAAAATCGTAGAGAAAAAGCAGCCTACACTGCCGGAACATGTGGTCAATATCATCAAATGCGTGAACCCGCGCTGCGTGACTACCACCGAGCCGGCCGTACAGATGTTCCACCTGGTGCATTCCGACCGTCAGGAATACCGCTGCGACTACTGTGACGAGGAAGCGAAGTTCTGACCCATGACCCTCACCCTTCACGACATCAAGGTTTGGAACACCGGCGAAGTCATCGACCTGATCGTCCCATCTGACGCTGATGAAACGGTGGACGCTTCGGCCATGACCATCGCCCCGGGATTCGAAGATCCCCACGTCCACTTCCGCGATCCGGGCCAGACCTACAAGGAATCCATGGTTTCCGGTTGCGCGGCTGCCGCCTCTGGCGGGTATACGAACGTGCTCATCATGCCGAACACCGTTCCCGCCATGGATGGCGTGAAGGTGACGGCGGGGGAACCGGGCGCCAGTGAAGTGCTCGACGCCGGTTTCGACACGGTCATCGACTATTTGCAGCATTACGAACAAGCCCATGATGTGACCTTGCCGGTGCGTTATGACCTGTGCGTATGCGCTTCCAAAGGGCGTGCAGGCAAGGAAGCAACCGACGTGGCCGACTGGATCGGCTACCTGCCTGAACACGATGACGACAACAAGGACGCCTACCAGCTGTGCCACCCGGTGACCGCCATCAGCGATGACGGTTCCGCGGTAACACCGGAAATCCTCGATCAAGTGTTCGACAACGTCAAGAAATCAGGCTTATACCTGATCGAGCATTGCGAACACCACGACACCGGGGCGGTCAATGAAGGTCCC
This window of the Bifidobacterium pseudocatenulatum DSM 20438 = JCM 1200 = LMG 10505 genome carries:
- a CDS encoding aspartate carbamoyltransferase regulatory subunit, with the translated sequence MEVTSIQNGIIIDHVPAGTALKVLEYLKIDPAKTKLALIMNTDSHMFGTKDIIKIESEEEAETIDLDVLGLVARTATVGIVRGGKIVEKKQPTLPEHVVNIIKCVNPRCVTTTEPAVQMFHLVHSDRQEYRCDYCDEEAKF